A stretch of DNA from Anopheles nili chromosome 2, idAnoNiliSN_F5_01, whole genome shotgun sequence:
ACACTGTACAGAAACAGTGATGGCGAACGATGGCGAATGGCTACCGGCGCAAGTGGCGaaggtgtgggtggtggtgaatgCGGGCTCCAACCCGTCCGGGCACGTGCCTGCAGTAAGCTGAGCGAACGAAGCAAGCACCGTTCTGGGCGATCTGACAGCTGCCTTGCAGGCTAGTCGACATCCACGAGCTGTCAGTTGCGCCAAGAACCGCTGAGCTGTCAAGTGCTCAGCGCGAGGTAAACACCGTGTGTGAGTCCGCGGCTCGCAAGGACCTAGAAATGGTGGGGTTGGGACGTGGGGACAGGCGGTTGGGCtcgcaaacataaaaacaaaaagaaaaacaaaaaagacaacaaaaataaaaacaggaATCCGAAatcggaagaaaaaagaaaagaaaaacgaaacacatcgaCGACGACACCGAAGTACAACGGGAACACGAACAATGAAAATTAGCAAACCTGAACGGGACGCGTAGTTGACGAGGGCGAACTCGAGCAGGGCACCGAACACAAACGTCAGACAGACGCCGGTCCACACGTCGATGGCTTTGGTGTAGGACACGGGCGGCAGTGACGCGTTGATGCCGGACGTTTGCGTGGCCATCGTGAGCAGGGTGGTGACGCCGAGCGAGACGCGCGCCGGTACCGCACCCTGATCGAGCCAGAAAGAGACCCAGGACACGATCACCAGCATGCAGCAGGGGATGTAGATCTGGATCAGATAGTACGAGAACTCGCGCTTGAACAGCAGATCCACCTTCAGGCAGCTGTATTCACCTGCAAATGCGCCATTTAGATAGAGagaaacgaacgagagagagagcgcgatcAGGATGCTGCGTGTGCTGCGAGACcgcgaaggggtttttttcttttcctttcgttcgcgAACTCGGGACAGTTGCGAAAATTTACCGGTGTTGGTCTTGCTGTTACAGTAATCGGTCAAGAACTTCTCCAGCGTGAACCGGGGCAGGTGCAGGTTCTTCACCACCTGCACGGGATCGCCCTCCTTCCACAGAAACACGAGATCGGCCGTCGTCCAACCATCTGCGGGAGTAGGAGTTTGGAAAAGCGACCGTCGGTTAGTCCGGGCTCTGGCACGTCCGGGAGGGGTTCGCAGTTTTGCGTGCGGAATCGAGCGGAGTCAAGCGCGGCGCACCACGCGGATGGGATGGTGGATTGTGAAATGTAGTGTACTTTTACTTACAACTTGCCATACGCAGCGAGCACACCTGACGATCCAGTGGGTACAGCTTGAGATTCATCGGGCAGGCCAACGTGAGTGAAATACGTATGCTATATAGTACCGATCCGTACGGGAAGATACGGATGTAGACGTTCGGCATAATGATGTTGTGGAAGTGACCTTCCTTCTCGTTCGAGAAGAACAAGTCAGGCATCCACACACGGTTTGCTTCGGTCAGTGTAAGGTACTTTAAGCGGCCTGCGtgaagtgaaagtgaaagaagAGTGGAACTTGATGAAGCGAGGTGGTGTTGCGGTTTCGTTTTTGCCATGCCCTTTTccccggtgggtttttccctttctctctctttctctctcgtttgtgTGGCGCCACCTAGCGGCCGTGTGTGTAATGGATGGGTAAAGTTTAAGGAgcgcatttttgtgtgtgtgtgtgtatctgcTGTTTTCGTGGAATGGGGCGATTTTTTATTTAGCTCACAAGCCTCGTCCATTTCGTCCAGGCACAATTTCTAACCACTCCCAGCGGCTTCTTAGAAGCGTTCCTGCGCTCGTCGTTCGTCCTGTCGTGTCTACCCGTGCCTATCCTTTCTCCCTAGCGGCTCGATAAAACGAAGCATTCTCTTATCGGTGCCGAATCTTCGCTCCAGGGCGCACGCCTTCTAATGGCGATGGCAACTTTTCACATTTATCTTCCGATTAATTATCTGTCGCCCTGTAGTTCGTTCtcggcacacgcacacacactaaccaaaaaaaaaacgaaaaaaagaaggagctTTCAAAAAACGGCCCCAAATAAGCCGACGGGGGAAATCGAATGTCTGATTAAGGCGTGGCGAGGTGCAGCGGAAGCAATAAATCTTCCACTTTTTTCGCGATTTTCCTTCGATTCCATTCATTTACCGCTACGCTTCGCTACCGGAATGGGTCATTGGGGAGTAgtttaaagaaaaattaagCGCATTTGAAGCGCAAGCCCCGGGGTCGGAACCAAAAAAGACGAGCACCCGAGTGCTCACTCTCGAGACACCGGCAGGCATCGCGAAGCTCGGCAGGTTCTGTGTTCTTGGGAT
This window harbors:
- the LOC128721813 gene encoding glutamate-gated chloride channel isoform X2, yielding MASGHFFWAIFYFACLCSASLANNAKVNFREKEKKILDQILGAGKYDARIRPSGINGTDGPAIVRINLFVRSIMTISDIKMEYSVQLTFREQWLDERLKFDDIGGRLKYLTLTEANRVWMPDLFFSNEKEGHFHNIIMPNVYIRIFPYGSVLYSIRISLTLACPMNLKLYPLDRQVCSLRMASYGWTTADLVFLWKEGDPVQVVKNLHLPRFTLEKFLTDYCNSKTNTGEYSCLKVDLLFKREFSYYLIQIYIPCCMLVIVSWVSFWLDQGAVPARVSLGVTTLLTMATQTSGINASLPPVSYTKAIDVWTGVCLTFVFGALLEFALVNYASRSDMHRENMKKKRREMEQASLDAASDLLDTDSNATFAMKPLVRHPGDPLALEKLRQCEVHMQAPKRPNCCRSWMSKLPTRQCSRSKRIDVISRITFPLVFALFNLVYWSTYLFREEEED
- the LOC128721813 gene encoding glutamate-gated chloride channel isoform X1, producing MASGHFFWAIFYFACLCSASLANNAKVNFREKEKKILDQILGAGKYDARIRPSGINGTDGPAIVRINLFVRSIMTISDIKMEYSVQLTFREQWLDERLKFDDIGGRLKYLTLTEANRVWMPDLFFSNEKEGHFHNIIMPNVYIRIFPYGSVLYSIRISLTLACPMNLKLYPLDRQVCSLRMASYGWTTADLVFLWKEGDPVQVVKNLHLPRFTLEKFLTDYCNSKTNTGEYSCLKVDLLFKREFSYYLIQIYIPCCMLVIVSWVSFWLDQGAVPARVSLGVTTLLTMATQTSGINASLPPVSYTKAIDVWTGVCLTFVFGALLEFALVNYASRSADRAADMHRENMKKKRREMEQASLDAASDLLDTDSNATFAMKPLVRHPGDPLALEKLRQCEVHMQAPKRPNCCRSWMSKLPTRQCSRSKRIDVISRITFPLVFALFNLVYWSTYLFREEEED